The following are from one region of the Rosistilla carotiformis genome:
- the xerC gene encoding tyrosine recombinase XerC, with translation MRSAIPQFLQYLAHERNASDLTIKAYREDLFGLVEFLEDQRGSTPKPQDLSPQDLRGYQAALQEADYARNTISRKLASLRSFYRFAQRQELATTNPASPLRNPRRQRKLPHVLSGAEVNRILKTPPLNDPNGLRDRAILETLYSAGLRVSELVGLNDGDLDFDQQVIRVRGKGRKERMSPLGSFAVRALRRYMPTRNRDPLEPQSPSAATFLNRFGRRLTTRSVGRMLEKHIQVAGLDTRTSPHTLRHSFATHLLDAGADIRSVQELLGHKSLATTQIYTHVSAANLLAIYEKAHPRAR, from the coding sequence ATGCGCAGCGCTATCCCTCAGTTCTTGCAGTACCTTGCACACGAACGCAATGCGTCGGATCTGACGATCAAAGCCTATCGCGAAGACCTGTTTGGGTTGGTGGAGTTTCTGGAAGATCAGCGCGGCAGCACGCCAAAGCCGCAAGACCTGTCGCCGCAAGACCTCCGCGGCTACCAGGCGGCGTTGCAAGAGGCGGATTACGCTCGCAACACGATCTCGCGGAAACTCGCTTCGCTACGCAGCTTCTACCGCTTTGCTCAGCGGCAGGAACTGGCGACGACCAACCCAGCGAGCCCGCTGCGGAATCCGCGCCGGCAACGCAAGCTGCCGCACGTTCTCTCGGGTGCCGAAGTCAATCGGATCCTCAAAACCCCGCCGCTCAACGACCCCAACGGCCTCCGCGACCGCGCGATCCTGGAAACGCTGTATAGCGCCGGATTGCGTGTCAGCGAATTGGTCGGGCTGAACGATGGCGATCTCGACTTCGATCAACAAGTGATTCGCGTTCGTGGTAAGGGACGCAAGGAACGGATGAGCCCGCTGGGTTCGTTTGCGGTTCGCGCCCTGCGGCGATACATGCCGACCCGCAATCGCGATCCGTTGGAGCCTCAGTCCCCTTCGGCGGCGACCTTTTTGAACCGCTTTGGTCGTCGATTGACCACGCGCAGCGTCGGCCGGATGCTGGAAAAACACATCCAGGTCGCGGGGCTCGATACGCGAACCAGCCCGCACACATTGCGGCACAGTTTTGCGACCCATCTGTTGGACGCGGGGGCTGATATTCGTAGCGTGCAGGAGTTGTTGGGGCACAAGAGCCTGGCGACGACGCAGATCTACACTCACGTCAGTGCTGCCAATCTGTTGGCGATCTACGAAAAAGCGCATCCGCGAGCTCGATAG